The genomic stretch CTATAACTTATTTTCTCTATTGTATCTATTACAACCCTAACCATTAAGGTACTATAATTTGTATGGGTTGCAAAATTaaccacttttatcttttttatacaaaaaatcatttctttttttctttttccatttcTGCACTATTTTAACcgacattattattatttaatcatgTACCTATGTTATTAGCTATAATAGCAGCTAtatataattcaatttttttatgggCATTCGAAACAATAAGTTTTGTTTATTCACATTCGACACTTCAGCATATGCAATTAAGAGGATGTTGGTCTTTTTTATGATTCCTAATGTAACTCCCCTGCAAAAGCTATTAATCAACCATCAACACTATAACAATATATGGTGAAATAGGTCTCCTGTTGTTTCATTTGCTGTTTATTAcctgctatatatatatattaataaaatatacacacacttaaaactattttaaagagTACTGatcaaaactttttccaaatcccATGCAATATGAAGTATTGCAGGAAAAGCATAACATAAGTTCAATTGACACAAAAAACTTGAAAAATGAAAACTGAATATAATATCAGcaaaccaaaataccaaaataccaGGTTCATTAGTCATAAGCAGCAACCAGTAAAAAATATTGTCTGATAATTAAGAGTATTAAACCAAATGCCTGAACAACGGCTTTGAAAACATACTGACTAAAAATCACCAAATGTTACACCGAACCGCGACGCTCAACATGAACCATTATTTCATCCACTGGTGGGTATCGGATGACAAAGTGCAGTTTGTCACCTACTTTCAGTTCTGCTTCCTTTGCAAAATCGTACCAGCCACCTATCAGGTACATCTCCTTCTTCAAGGCCCTCTTCTTAATCTCGCAGTAATACGGCACTTCCTTATCTACATCGTAGATAACTATTCTCCCTTTTCTTCCACGAAGATAGCTGTTGATTACATGTACGGGAAATTGCTGCACAAAGGACATAAATTCTACACATTTATCTAAATCATACGTGCTACGCTGGATATACAATGTCACATAAATAAGTCACTTACCAACACATTGGTACACGTCTTCTTTAGATCCATGACTTCACGTATCCAgtactcttcttcctcttcctcataaATTGGAGTGTACATCCTGTAATTTTACTAAATTAATTGGGAATCATTTACTTTGGATACCAACTTTAATACTACAAAACAATAAATGATTACCCTTCTGTGTCCGATCTTTCACTATCGGATGCGACCGTAAAGTATTCTTTCGGAGCCGAATTTCCACCGACAGGTCCAGGATATGTCTCTGCAACCTTGCCCTTCTTTTTGTCCTTGCTTCCAGGTCCACCTTGAACACATCTGACACTTTTACGATTTACCATGTTACACTTCCCCTTACCATGCAACATTTCTTTGGACAAAGCATCTACCGCCTTGCGTTTTCCCATTGATGGGTTCTTCTTGACTGATGCATTTGCAGCCTTATGCTCTTTGTTATGCTTGGAATAAGCCAGGCCATTCAGATCAACATCAATCCTTCATGGAAAAACATAACAGCTACGAAATTAAACAACGTGCATTATAAACATGATAAAATCTGTTAAAAAACAAAACCTCACCATATACTACACATAACTTTTATGGTTATATAAGACCTCGCAGTATGTACAGATGTTTATAACACACTTACCTTTCCGTGTCACTTGACTGTTCAACCTTCTCATTGGAAGTTTTTCGTGTCGCACCACCTGCACTTCCTGAGTATATAACTTTCCCCTTTCCTTTCTTCACCATCCTTGGCGATGCTTCGCAATTACCAACTGATGCAGCCTTTCCCTGTATTTTTGCCAAAACTTTGCTACGTTTATTACTCCTACACAGGTACACACACAAAACAATGTCATATTATTTCCTACTTGATGCCTGTTCAACCAGAATATAACAAAAACTTTTCATGTTCATTGTAATGAATCAATATAACTAATACCTTGTAGATAAAGATCTACGATAAAGGGTTGCATGATACATGTTTCTCTCAGAACATACACCAGATCCGACTACATTTCCTTTTCCCTTTCCTTTATGGAACCTTCCTATTCCTTCTTGCACAAACTGTCCAGCTATACACCTGACAACAGGAGGTTCATCCTCACTTCCAGGTTCCGTTTTCACCTGCGATGCAGTGATCTCCTCCATTGCATCTTTCCTCTCTTTCTTTGCACGTTCTAACTCCTCCAACATAGCTTTCAGAGTGGCACTCCGCGTACGTTTCCCAGAATGTTGCATTATATGGCAACCATCTTCACTTATGCATTAAAAAATAGGTTAACTACCAATTGGTGTGACGATTACTATATCAAAAACGATCTTGCCATAGACTGATATTTA from Vicia villosa cultivar HV-30 ecotype Madison, WI linkage group LG4, Vvil1.0, whole genome shotgun sequence encodes the following:
- the LOC131599512 gene encoding uncharacterized protein LOC131599512, whose protein sequence is MQHSGKRTRSATLKAMLEELERAKKERKDAMEEITASQVKTEPGSEDEPPVVRCIAGQFVQEGIGRFHKGKGKGNVVGSGVCSERNMYHATLYRRSLSTRSNKRSKVLAKIQGKAASVGNCEASPRMVKKGKGKVIYSGSAGGATRKTSNEKVEQSSDTERIDVDLNGLAYSKHNKEHKAANASVKKNPSMGKRKAVDALSKEMLHGKGKCNMVNRKSVRCVQGGPGSKDKKKGKVAETYPGPVGGNSAPKEYFTVASDSERSDTEGMYTPIYEEEEEEYWIREVMDLKKTCTNVLQFPVHVINSYLRGRKGRIVIYDVDKEVPYYCEIKKRALKKEMYLIGGWYDFAKEAELKVGDKLHFVIRYPPVDEIMVHVERRGSV